A region from the Salifodinibacter halophilus genome encodes:
- a CDS encoding YdiU family protein has translation MASPLSETATEPLALTETFRQLPALFHENATPTPTKRPQLLRLNRALADDIGFDAGALTGPDGIATLAGNRTPADVTPLAMAYAGHQFGNLVPTLGDGRAVLLGERVDTAGVRRDIQLKGAGITPFSRTGDGRAALGPVLREYIVSEAMAGLGVPTTRALAATSTGENVLRPTPEPGAILTRVATSHIRVGTFEYAAKRGETEAVQALADYVIERHYPEIADAEAPYRALIEAVAERTGTLIANWLLVGFIHGVMNTDNVSIAGETLDYGPCAFMDTYDPATVYSSIDSGGRYAYNQQPRVGLWNLSRFAECLLPLLADDQDEAVSQAKEALDAYGNAFETAYHGGLVTKIGLAECHEGDVELASNLLQTMAEQSVDFTLGFRYLADAAHAVDSTNDTNVRALFADPTAFDGWATRWRERLATETRGFNARRNAMRAVNPAFIPRNHRVQQVIDAATNGDLEPLNELLAVVSQPFDDHPNRAHYAEPPAENEKITRTFCGT, from the coding sequence ATGGCCTCTCCTCTATCCGAGACTGCAACCGAACCGCTAGCGCTAACCGAAACTTTTCGGCAATTGCCCGCGCTGTTCCACGAAAATGCCACACCAACGCCGACCAAAAGGCCACAGCTTTTACGGCTCAATCGAGCATTGGCCGACGACATCGGCTTCGACGCCGGCGCGCTCACCGGGCCCGATGGCATAGCCACGCTGGCCGGTAACCGGACGCCGGCCGACGTCACACCATTGGCGATGGCGTACGCGGGCCATCAGTTCGGCAACCTTGTGCCCACGCTCGGTGACGGCCGCGCAGTGCTGCTCGGCGAACGCGTGGACACAGCGGGCGTGCGACGCGATATTCAGTTGAAAGGCGCCGGTATCACACCGTTTTCACGCACCGGCGACGGACGCGCTGCGCTCGGGCCGGTACTGCGCGAATACATCGTCAGCGAGGCGATGGCCGGTCTCGGCGTACCGACCACGCGCGCCCTAGCCGCAACCAGCACGGGTGAAAATGTCTTGCGGCCAACCCCCGAGCCCGGCGCAATCCTGACCCGCGTCGCCACCAGTCATATCCGTGTCGGCACCTTTGAATACGCCGCGAAGCGTGGCGAAACCGAGGCTGTGCAAGCGTTGGCCGATTACGTCATCGAGCGCCACTACCCCGAAATAGCCGACGCCGAGGCGCCCTACCGCGCATTAATCGAGGCCGTTGCCGAACGCACCGGCACCCTGATCGCGAACTGGCTATTGGTTGGCTTTATCCACGGCGTCATGAACACCGACAACGTCTCCATTGCCGGCGAAACCCTCGACTACGGGCCGTGTGCCTTCATGGACACCTACGACCCGGCCACGGTTTACAGTTCGATCGACAGTGGCGGCCGCTACGCCTACAACCAGCAGCCCAGAGTTGGGCTATGGAACCTATCACGCTTCGCCGAGTGCCTCTTGCCGCTTTTGGCCGACGATCAGGACGAGGCCGTATCACAAGCCAAGGAGGCGCTCGACGCCTATGGCAACGCGTTCGAGACCGCATACCACGGCGGCTTGGTCACCAAGATCGGGCTGGCCGAATGCCACGAAGGCGATGTCGAGCTGGCCTCGAACCTGCTGCAGACAATGGCCGAGCAAAGCGTCGACTTTACGCTGGGGTTCCGTTACCTAGCCGACGCCGCGCACGCAGTGGACTCAACCAATGACACGAACGTGCGTGCACTGTTCGCCGACCCCACTGCATTCGATGGATGGGCGACGCGCTGGCGTGAACGACTGGCAACTGAAACCCGCGGCTTCAACGCTCGGCGTAACGCCATGCGCGCGGTCAACCCAGCTTTCATTCCGCGCAACCACCGCGTCCAACAAGTGATCGACGCCGCGACAAACGGTGACCTCGAGCCGCTGAACGAGCTCTTGGCGGTGGTCTCACAGCCATTCGACGACCACCCCAACCGTGCCCACTATGCCGAGCCACCCGCCGAAAACGAGAAGATAACGCGGACATTTTGCGGCACTTGA